One region of Vescimonas fastidiosa genomic DNA includes:
- a CDS encoding TnpV protein — protein sequence MSELKPRITENGIDYILVGDYYIPDLKLPEEHRPIGKYGRMHREYLREVHPARLNTLILTGELWTYLADLNEQAQERLDAIMEQMKTAEGVTEELKRTHQMEWVQRCNNIHNRAEEIVLHEMIYS from the coding sequence ATGAGCGAATTGAAACCAAGAATAACGGAAAACGGAATTGATTATATCCTTGTCGGAGATTATTACATCCCGGACTTGAAACTGCCGGAGGAACACCGCCCTATCGGAAAGTACGGACGGATGCACCGGGAATATTTAAGGGAAGTCCACCCAGCCAGATTGAATACATTGATACTGACCGGGGAATTGTGGACATATCTTGCAGACCTGAACGAACAGGCACAGGAACGGTTAGACGCCATCATGGAGCAGATGAAAACTGCCGAGGGCGTAACCGAGGAATTGAAGCGTACCCACCAAATGGAATGGGTGCAGCGTTGCAATAACATTCATAACCGGGCAGAAGAAATTGTTTTGCATGAGATGATTTATTCATAA
- a CDS encoding helix-turn-helix domain-containing protein, whose amino-acid sequence MHISYKPLWHTLLERDMRKEDLRLAAGMTTNMIANMSKEGKHISMDTLARICETLNCEITDVIELVPDEPASTGGKEHERIETKNNGKRN is encoded by the coding sequence ATGCACATCAGCTATAAGCCACTCTGGCACACACTGTTAGAGCGTGATATGAGAAAAGAGGATTTAAGGCTTGCCGCTGGTATGACAACAAATATGATTGCCAACATGAGCAAAGAGGGAAAGCACATCAGCATGGATACATTAGCCCGTATCTGCGAAACGCTGAATTGTGAGATTACCGATGTGATTGAGTTAGTACCAGACGAGCCTGCTTCCACAGGAGGTAAGGAACATGAGCGAATTGAAACCAAGAATAACGGAAAACGGAATTGA